Proteins found in one Falsirhodobacter algicola genomic segment:
- the hrpB gene encoding ATP-dependent helicase HrpB, producing the protein MSRLPIDDVLPALTDALRLRGMAVLQAPPGAGKTTRVPPALLPRVQGRIVMLEPRRLAARAAAERIAEEMGEPVGLRVGYRIRGEAKVSKATRIEVVTEGILTRMIQDDPSLDGIGAVIFDEFHERSLNADLGLALVLEARAALREDLALVVMSATLDAAPVAALMGDAPVITSAGRAYEVETRWLPRPAQGRLEMETAALIRQAAEEETGDILVFLPGEGEIRRVQSQLSGDVRALFGAMDFAAQRAALAPSAGRRIILATSIAETSLTIPGIRVVVDAGRARRARFDPASGMSRLVTERVTRAEAEQRRGRAGRVAEGVCYRLWTRGEEGALSAFPPAEIEVADLTGLALELAAWGSDDLPFLTPPPEGALTEARALLHDLGALRGGRITDHGRMLARAPLHPRLAHMLTRAAGSAELAALLAERDPLRGEPADLARRMAAIRDPGRFAAAHRPTIERIRQEARRLSRLQGSDDLTLGQMAALAYPDRIGLRRKGDAPRWILSGGKGAAMEPGQPLSAQRLIVATDLDGDPREAKVHQAVPIAEGDLRALFPTQWRDLCEWSRREGRVIARRQEMLGALVLEDRIWTAPAEAMARAAFDGLRLIGLPWTPAAARLRARIRLCEVMDVSDEALLAEADWLLPWLNGKRTEADLRALDLTEALRARLGWDGVQQIDRLTPSHFTSPLGNRIPIDYDGEAPAIEVRLQEMFGLDRHPTVAGRPLRVTLLSPARRPVQVTMDLPGFWASSYADVRKDMRGQYPRHPWPEDPTEAAPTLRAKPRGPEAR; encoded by the coding sequence ATGTCCCGGCTTCCCATCGACGATGTCCTTCCCGCCCTGACCGATGCCCTGCGCCTGCGCGGGATGGCGGTGCTGCAGGCCCCGCCCGGCGCGGGCAAGACCACGCGCGTGCCCCCGGCCCTGCTGCCGCGGGTGCAAGGCCGGATCGTCATGCTGGAGCCGCGCCGTCTGGCCGCCCGCGCCGCCGCCGAACGCATCGCCGAGGAGATGGGCGAACCCGTGGGCCTGCGCGTCGGCTACCGCATCCGCGGCGAGGCGAAGGTGTCCAAGGCCACCCGGATCGAGGTGGTGACCGAAGGCATCCTGACGCGGATGATTCAGGACGATCCCTCGCTCGACGGGATCGGCGCGGTGATCTTCGACGAATTCCACGAACGCTCGCTCAACGCCGATCTGGGGCTGGCGCTGGTCCTAGAGGCGCGGGCCGCGCTGCGCGAGGATCTGGCGCTGGTCGTGATGTCGGCGACGCTCGATGCCGCGCCGGTGGCGGCGCTGATGGGCGATGCGCCGGTCATCACCTCCGCCGGGCGCGCCTATGAGGTGGAGACGCGCTGGCTGCCCCGCCCCGCCCAAGGCCGGCTGGAGATGGAGACGGCGGCCCTTATCCGCCAGGCCGCCGAGGAGGAGACGGGCGACATCCTCGTCTTCCTGCCCGGCGAGGGGGAGATCCGCCGGGTGCAATCGCAGCTGTCGGGCGATGTGCGCGCGCTGTTCGGGGCGATGGATTTCGCGGCCCAGCGGGCGGCGCTGGCCCCTTCGGCGGGGCGGCGGATCATCCTTGCCACCTCCATCGCCGAAACCTCGCTGACCATTCCGGGCATCCGCGTCGTGGTGGATGCCGGGCGGGCGCGGCGGGCGCGGTTCGATCCGGCCTCGGGGATGTCGCGCCTCGTGACCGAACGCGTGACCCGCGCCGAGGCCGAACAGCGCCGCGGGCGCGCCGGGCGCGTGGCCGAAGGCGTGTGCTACCGCCTTTGGACGCGGGGCGAGGAAGGGGCCCTGTCCGCCTTCCCCCCCGCCGAGATCGAGGTGGCCGATCTGACGGGCCTTGCGCTGGAACTGGCGGCTTGGGGCAGCGACGATCTGCCCTTTCTGACGCCACCCCCCGAAGGCGCGCTGACCGAGGCGCGGGCGCTGCTGCACGATCTGGGGGCGCTGCGGGGGGGCCGCATCACCGATCACGGCCGGATGCTGGCCCGCGCGCCGCTGCATCCGCGGCTGGCCCATATGCTGACCCGCGCCGCCGGCAGCGCCGAACTGGCCGCGCTGCTGGCCGAACGCGACCCGCTGCGCGGCGAGCCGGCCGATCTGGCGCGCCGCATGGCCGCCATCCGCGATCCGGGCCGCTTTGCCGCCGCCCACCGCCCCACGATCGAACGCATCCGGCAAGAGGCGCGGCGCCTGTCCCGCCTGCAAGGCTCCGACGATCTGACGCTGGGGCAGATGGCCGCCCTCGCCTATCCCGACCGCATCGGCCTGCGCCGCAAGGGCGATGCGCCGCGCTGGATCCTGTCGGGGGGCAAGGGCGCCGCGATGGAGCCGGGCCAGCCCCTGTCCGCTCAGCGCCTGATCGTCGCCACCGATCTCGACGGCGACCCGCGCGAGGCGAAGGTCCACCAGGCCGTGCCCATCGCCGAGGGCGATCTGCGCGCCCTGTTTCCCACCCAGTGGCGCGACCTCTGCGAATGGTCCCGCCGCGAGGGCCGCGTGATCGCCCGGCGGCAGGAGATGCTGGGCGCGCTGGTGCTGGAGGATCGCATCTGGACCGCGCCCGCCGAGGCGATGGCCCGCGCCGCCTTTGACGGGTTGCGCCTGATCGGCCTGCCTTGGACGCCCGCCGCCGCCCGCCTGCGCGCCCGCATCCGCCTCTGCGAGGTGATGGACGTGTCGGACGAGGCGCTGCTGGCCGAGGCCGACTGGCTGCTGCCATGGCTGAACGGCAAGCGGACCGAGGCGGATCTGCGCGCCCTCGATCTGACAGAGGCGCTGCGCGCGCGCCTTGGTTGGGACGGGGTGCAGCAGATCGACCGGCTGACGCCCAGCCATTTCACCTCCCCCCTCGGGAACCGCATCCCGATCGATTACGACGGCGAGGCTCCGGCCATCGAGGTGCGCCTGCAGGAGATGTTCGGCCTCGACCGCCATCCCACCGTCGCGGGGCGGCCTCTGCGCGTCACGCTCCTGTCGCCCGCCCGCAGGCCCGTGCAGGTGACGATGGACCTGCCCGGATTCTGGGCCAGCAGCTATGCCGATGTGCGCAAGGACATGCGCGGCCAGTATCCCCGCCACCCCTGGCCCGAGGACCCGACCGAGGCCGCCCCCACCCTGCGCGCGAAACCACGAGGGCCCGAGGCGCGTTGA
- a CDS encoding Lrp/AsnC family transcriptional regulator: MQTLDLIDRKILAELMRDATIPIARLADRVGLSQTPCWKRVQKLQARGIIRGRVAIVDQASIGFGLTAFVGIEAGDHSPGWRTSFLNALHQLPQVLEVNRMAGDLDYLLRVVLPDMAAYDSFYHALTQAVAVKRVAAQFVMEQLKADTVLPLNVTTH; this comes from the coding sequence ATGCAGACCCTCGATTTGATCGACCGGAAGATCCTGGCGGAACTGATGCGCGACGCCACGATCCCCATCGCGCGCCTTGCCGACCGCGTCGGCCTGTCGCAGACGCCCTGCTGGAAGCGGGTGCAGAAATTGCAGGCGCGGGGCATCATCCGCGGCCGCGTGGCCATCGTGGATCAGGCCAGCATCGGCTTCGGGCTGACTGCCTTCGTCGGGATCGAGGCCGGGGATCACTCCCCCGGCTGGCGCACGTCCTTTCTGAACGCGCTGCATCAGTTGCCGCAGGTGCTGGAGGTGAACCGCATGGCGGGCGATCTGGATTACCTGCTGCGCGTGGTGCTGCCGGATATGGCCGCCTATGACAGCTTCTATCACGCGCTGACGCAGGCCGTCGCGGTGAAGCGGGTCGCCGCGCAATTCGTGATGGAGCAGCTGAAGGCCGACACCGTGCTGCCGCTGAACGTCACCACGCATTGA
- a CDS encoding RrF2 family transcriptional regulator, protein MISQRTKYALKALMTLADAARTDQPALTIEEIARRSATPKRFLEHILLDLRNIGLIRSKRGRAGGYMLIKEPRTVPIGELLRQMDGPIAPLPCLSRSAYQPCEDCTDEASCRIRRMFGQVYWSYLLLIESLTLADLTDSVDVIDRLSVPVPGE, encoded by the coding sequence ATGATCTCGCAACGCACGAAATACGCGCTTAAGGCGCTGATGACGCTGGCCGATGCCGCGCGCACCGACCAGCCCGCGCTGACGATCGAAGAGATCGCCCGACGCTCCGCCACGCCCAAGCGGTTTCTGGAGCATATCCTTCTGGACCTGCGCAACATCGGGTTGATCCGCAGCAAGCGGGGGCGGGCCGGCGGCTATATGCTCATCAAGGAGCCGCGCACCGTTCCGATCGGGGAATTGCTGCGCCAGATGGACGGCCCCATCGCGCCGCTCCCGTGCCTGTCGCGCAGCGCCTATCAGCCCTGCGAGGATTGCACCGACGAAGCGTCCTGCCGCATCCGCCGCATGTTCGGGCAGGTGTACTGGTCCTATCTGCTGTTGATCGAATCGCTGACGCTGGCGGACCTGACGGACAGCGTGGATGTGATCGATCGCCTCTCGGTGCCCGTTCCGGGGGAATGA
- a CDS encoding DUF2948 family protein: MTDARFEDGDERPLYLGAQDAEDLKIVSALVQDAVLPITEMRYRPGRRQFLMLINRFRWEDRVPAPERVRALLAFDGVLGVRSQGIDRTDRDLVLSVLSLRWTPGDDGAGVLELVLAGDGAVALQMEALDVTLRDVTRPYVAPSRRVPNHD; this comes from the coding sequence ATGACCGACGCGCGGTTCGAGGATGGCGATGAGCGCCCCCTGTATCTGGGGGCGCAGGACGCGGAGGATCTGAAGATCGTCTCCGCCCTCGTGCAGGACGCCGTCCTGCCGATCACCGAAATGCGCTATCGCCCCGGTCGGCGGCAGTTCCTGATGCTGATCAACCGCTTCCGCTGGGAAGACCGGGTTCCGGCGCCCGAACGGGTGCGCGCGCTTCTGGCCTTCGACGGCGTGCTGGGGGTGCGCAGCCAAGGCATCGACCGCACGGACCGCGATCTGGTGCTGTCGGTGCTGTCGCTGCGGTGGACGCCCGGCGATGACGGCGCGGGCGTCCTTGAGCTGGTGCTGGCGGGCGACGGCGCCGTCGCCCTGCAGATGGAGGCGCTGGATGTCACGCTGCGCGATGTGACACGCCCTTACGTCGCCCCCTCGCGGCGGGTGCCCAACCACGATTAA
- the murA gene encoding UDP-N-acetylglucosamine 1-carboxyvinyltransferase: MDSILVRGNGPLKGQIPIAGAKNACLTLMPATLLTDEPLTLTNAPRLSDIRTMTQLLGSLGAEVAPLQGGQVLALSSHDITSQRADYDIVRKMRASILVLGPLLARFGHAEVSLPGGCAIGARPVDLHLKALEAMGAELDLRDGYVHAKAPGGLKGAVFDFPIVSVGATENALMAATLAKGTTVLKNAAREPEIVDLARCLRRMGAQIEGEGTSTLTIQGVERLGGATHAVVTDRIELGTYMLAPAICGGEVELLGGRIDLLASFCETLDKAGVSVTETPAGLMVARREDRVRAVDVVTAPFPGFPTDLQAQMMALLATADGTSILEERIFENRFMHAPELTRMGARIEVHGGHATVHGVEKLRGAPVMATDLRASVSLILAALAAEGETVVSRVYHLDRGYERVEEKLSACGALIERIH; the protein is encoded by the coding sequence ATGGACTCCATTCTGGTACGGGGCAATGGCCCCCTGAAGGGGCAGATCCCCATTGCAGGGGCCAAGAACGCCTGCCTCACCCTGATGCCGGCGACGCTGCTGACGGATGAGCCGCTGACGCTGACCAATGCCCCGCGCCTGTCGGACATCCGCACGATGACGCAGCTTCTCGGCTCGCTCGGGGCGGAGGTGGCACCGCTGCAGGGGGGGCAGGTTCTGGCCCTCTCCTCGCATGACATCACGAGCCAGCGCGCCGATTACGACATCGTGCGCAAGATGCGCGCCTCGATTCTAGTGCTCGGCCCGCTCTTGGCGCGCTTCGGCCATGCCGAGGTGTCGCTGCCCGGCGGCTGCGCCATCGGGGCCCGCCCGGTGGACCTGCACCTGAAGGCGCTGGAGGCGATGGGCGCCGAACTCGATCTGCGCGACGGCTATGTCCATGCCAAGGCTCCGGGCGGGCTGAAGGGGGCGGTGTTCGATTTCCCCATCGTCTCGGTCGGGGCGACGGAGAACGCGCTGATGGCCGCCACGCTGGCCAAGGGCACCACGGTCCTGAAGAACGCCGCGCGCGAGCCGGAGATCGTGGACCTTGCCCGCTGCCTGCGCCGCATGGGCGCCCAGATCGAGGGCGAAGGCACCTCCACCCTGACGATCCAAGGGGTCGAACGGCTGGGCGGGGCGACCCATGCCGTCGTGACCGACCGGATCGAACTGGGAACCTATATGCTGGCCCCCGCGATCTGCGGCGGCGAGGTGGAGCTTTTGGGCGGGCGGATCGACCTGCTGGCCAGCTTCTGCGAAACGCTGGACAAGGCCGGCGTCTCGGTGACGGAAACGCCCGCCGGCCTGATGGTCGCGCGGCGCGAGGACCGGGTTCGGGCCGTGGATGTCGTCACCGCGCCCTTCCCCGGCTTCCCGACCGATCTTCAGGCACAGATGATGGCGCTGCTGGCCACCGCCGACGGCACCAGCATCCTCGAGGAGCGCATCTTCGAGAACCGCTTCATGCACGCCCCCGAACTGACGCGCATGGGCGCGCGGATCGAAGTGCATGGCGGCCACGCCACCGTGCACGGCGTGGAGAAGCTGCGCGGCGCGCCGGTGATGGCGACGGATCTGCGGGCCTCGGTCTCGCTGATCCTTGCCGCGCTTGCCGCCGAGGGGGAGACGGTGGTCAGCCGCGTCTATCACCTCGACCGCGGATATGAGCGGGTGGAGGAGAAGCTCTCGGCCTGCGGCGCATTGATCGAGCGCATTCATTGA
- a CDS encoding cold-shock protein yields MANGTVKWFNADKGYGFIQPEGGSKDVFVHISALERAGIRSLKDGQAVTFDVEKDRNGRESAVGIALA; encoded by the coding sequence ATGGCCAACGGCACCGTGAAATGGTTCAACGCTGACAAAGGCTACGGCTTCATCCAGCCCGAAGGCGGCAGCAAGGACGTGTTCGTCCACATCTCCGCTCTCGAGCGCGCGGGCATCCGCTCGCTGAAGGACGGCCAAGCCGTGACCTTCGACGTGGAAAAAGACCGCAACGGTCGCGAATCGGCTGTCGGCATCGCGCTGGCCTGA
- a CDS encoding Hint domain-containing protein has protein sequence MALLNLNLGGSGTTRIDSSNADDTNTLSVSALGSHTLIVDGVNVTVSSLLGVSGGARPTFSAINGGSITINSGLTGLNALSSMSFNVSDDSSITYNAPTISALGGLSSYSVTYSGDGAGDFTFNPGTATLLSTVNVSVTGMSGGDDFNLNAIRLDPNLSGASYRNGILYLEGNSSISLLSNVEVAIPMTSAEYAWFVENQATFLTTGQFTFPSVVYLTEADDSYTGTDEADLIYGGATSTTGGGNDTIFAGGGADDVYGGVGNDVIYGGAGADSLVGGAGNDTLGGGEGNDTLIGGAGVDVVDYSDANAAINFTVGTTTFTAGTNLGTDSLSGIEGVIGSAFGDTLTGSSGDNILYGGAGNDTLDGLAGSDTLFGGAGDDVITVRAGDTASGDAGDDTINVVVGANDVGTITIAGGADGNDQLNLNGLGGKSQLTLEDGVYSGSIVLDRGAAGTLTINVSGIENVFCFTPGAMICTADGPRAIETLAEGDLVLTRDSGLQPIRWIGRTTVPGTGRFAPIRIRPGAVPELTQDLVVSPQHRMLIEGYRAELLFGENEVLATAQHMVDGKFVTVEETETVTYIHMTFDRHEIVYANDAATESYYPGNYSVETMDCATRDELLTIFPELRAVPGAYGCTARRVLRSFETAALVD, from the coding sequence ATGGCACTTCTCAACCTGAACCTCGGCGGATCGGGCACGACCCGGATCGACAGCTCGAACGCGGACGACACGAACACCCTCTCCGTCAGCGCGCTTGGGTCGCACACGCTGATCGTGGACGGTGTCAACGTCACGGTGAGTTCGCTCCTCGGCGTCAGCGGGGGGGCTCGCCCCACGTTTTCGGCGATCAATGGCGGATCGATCACCATCAATTCCGGGCTGACCGGGCTGAATGCGCTCAGCTCCATGAGCTTCAACGTCAGCGATGACAGCAGCATTACCTACAACGCACCGACTATTAGCGCCCTTGGCGGCTTGTCCAGCTACAGCGTCACCTATTCGGGCGATGGAGCGGGGGATTTCACATTCAACCCGGGAACGGCCACGCTGCTGTCCACGGTGAATGTCTCCGTCACCGGAATGAGCGGGGGGGATGATTTCAACCTCAACGCCATCAGGCTCGATCCGAACCTTTCCGGGGCGAGCTATCGCAACGGTATTCTGTATCTCGAGGGCAATTCGAGCATTTCGCTCTTGTCGAATGTCGAAGTCGCCATTCCGATGACATCGGCGGAATACGCGTGGTTCGTGGAAAATCAGGCCACGTTCCTGACGACGGGGCAGTTCACCTTCCCCTCGGTGGTCTATCTGACCGAGGCCGATGACAGCTATACCGGCACGGACGAGGCCGATCTGATCTATGGCGGCGCGACCAGCACGACGGGCGGCGGCAATGACACGATCTTCGCCGGGGGCGGGGCGGACGATGTCTATGGCGGGGTGGGCAACGATGTCATCTACGGCGGCGCCGGGGCCGATTCCCTCGTCGGCGGCGCGGGCAACGACACGCTGGGCGGCGGCGAAGGCAACGACACGCTGATCGGCGGGGCCGGTGTGGATGTCGTCGATTATTCGGATGCGAACGCGGCGATCAATTTCACCGTTGGCACCACCACCTTCACCGCCGGCACCAATCTCGGCACCGACTCGCTGAGCGGGATCGAAGGGGTCATCGGTTCGGCCTTCGGCGACACGCTGACCGGATCGTCGGGGGACAATATCCTCTATGGCGGGGCGGGGAATGACACGCTGGACGGTTTGGCGGGCAGCGATACGCTGTTCGGCGGGGCGGGCGATGACGTGATCACCGTCCGGGCGGGCGATACGGCCAGCGGCGATGCCGGCGACGACACGATCAATGTCGTGGTGGGCGCGAACGATGTCGGCACGATCACCATCGCGGGCGGCGCCGATGGAAACGACCAGCTGAACCTGAACGGTCTGGGCGGCAAGAGCCAACTGACGCTGGAGGATGGCGTCTATTCCGGGTCCATCGTGCTGGATCGCGGCGCGGCGGGCACGCTCACGATCAACGTCTCGGGGATCGAGAATGTCTTCTGCTTCACCCCCGGCGCGATGATCTGCACCGCCGATGGCCCCCGCGCGATCGAAACGCTGGCCGAGGGCGATCTGGTGCTGACGCGCGACAGCGGCCTGCAACCCATCCGCTGGATCGGGCGGACCACGGTGCCCGGCACCGGCCGCTTCGCCCCGATCCGCATCCGTCCGGGCGCGGTGCCGGAACTGACGCAGGATCTCGTCGTCTCGCCGCAGCACCGGATGCTGATCGAAGGGTATCGGGCGGAACTGCTCTTCGGCGAGAACGAGGTTCTGGCCACGGCGCAGCACATGGTGGACGGGAAATTCGTGACGGTGGAGGAGACGGAGACCGTCACCTACATCCACATGACCTTCGACCGGCATGAGATCGTCTATGCCAATGACGCCGCGACCGAAAGCTATTACCCCGGCAATTACAGCGTCGAGACGATGGATTGCGCCACGCGCGACGAGCTTCTGACGATCTTCCCCGAACTGCGCGCGGTTCCAGGCGCGTATGGATGCACCGCCCGGCGGGTGCTGCGCTCGTTCGAAACGGCGGCGCTGGTCGACTGA
- a CDS encoding 3-deoxy-D-manno-octulosonic acid transferase: MTLYRLLMLAALPVLALLALRRGTLAQRMGRGPWPEGALWLHGASNGEITSARAVIERLSRAAPVVVTCNNPTARALVQGWALPGVTARLAPFDLPWPLARILRRRPRALIVVENELWPERILGCAARGVPVFVIGAKMSERSARRWGRIGLARRILGALTWVSAQDAGGEARLRALGLPADRIGPRLMLKAAVETRADPLPPAPVPRAETLLAASTHEGEEEAILDAFARQSRFRWLILAPRHPARGAAVAALAEARGMVAAQRSAGAAPGGAVYVADTMGEMHLWYRMAAATVIGGTFTDRGGHTPYEPAAYGSAILHGPDVANFADVFARLDAEGGAIPVRADLLAEALDALSDPGAVARQAERLADRGDAARIASEAILSRLA, from the coding sequence ATGACCCTGTACCGTCTGCTGATGCTGGCCGCCCTGCCCGTGCTGGCGCTTCTGGCGCTGCGGCGCGGGACGCTGGCGCAGCGGATGGGGCGCGGGCCGTGGCCGGAGGGGGCGCTGTGGCTGCACGGCGCCTCGAACGGAGAGATCACGTCCGCCCGCGCCGTGATCGAGCGGCTGTCCCGCGCCGCGCCCGTCGTCGTGACCTGCAACAACCCCACCGCCCGCGCCTTGGTGCAGGGCTGGGCGCTGCCGGGGGTGACGGCGCGGCTGGCACCCTTCGATCTGCCATGGCCGCTGGCGCGCATCCTGCGCCGCCGCCCCCGCGCCCTGATCGTGGTGGAGAACGAGCTTTGGCCCGAACGCATCCTCGGCTGCGCGGCGCGCGGGGTGCCGGTCTTCGTCATCGGGGCGAAGATGTCGGAACGTTCGGCCCGCCGCTGGGGGCGCATCGGGCTGGCGCGGCGCATCCTCGGGGCGCTGACATGGGTCAGCGCGCAGGACGCGGGCGGAGAGGCGCGGCTGCGCGCCCTCGGCCTTCCGGCGGACCGGATCGGCCCGCGCCTGATGCTGAAGGCCGCCGTCGAAACGAGGGCGGACCCTCTGCCCCCGGCCCCGGTGCCGCGGGCAGAGACGCTCCTCGCCGCCTCCACCCATGAGGGGGAGGAGGAGGCGATCCTCGACGCCTTCGCGCGCCAATCGCGGTTCCGCTGGCTGATCCTTGCGCCGCGGCATCCGGCGCGGGGCGCGGCGGTGGCGGCCCTTGCCGAGGCGCGGGGGATGGTCGCGGCGCAGCGCAGCGCGGGCGCGGCCCCCGGCGGCGCGGTCTATGTCGCCGACACGATGGGCGAGATGCATCTGTGGTACCGGATGGCCGCCGCCACCGTGATCGGCGGCACCTTCACCGACCGGGGCGGCCATACGCCCTACGAACCGGCGGCCTATGGTTCGGCCATCCTGCACGGCCCGGATGTCGCGAATTTCGCCGATGTCTTCGCGCGTCTGGATGCCGAAGGGGGCGCCATCCCGGTCCGGGCGGACCTGCTGGCCGAGGCGCTGGACGCGCTGAGCGATCCGGGGGCGGTGGCGCGGCAGGCGGAACGGCTGGCCGACCGGGGGGATGCGGCGCGCATCGCCTCGGAGGCCATCCTGTCCCGCCTTGCCTGA
- a CDS encoding DUF6476 family protein has protein sequence MKEAPQDMPPGLGFLKALVTILTLVLIGGLITVIWLLVTRVPEMAAREPMLPPAIRLDGAVPTAVTLGRGWTAVVTEDGRILIFNDDGTLRQEVRVE, from the coding sequence ATGAAAGAGGCTCCGCAAGACATGCCGCCCGGACTGGGCTTTCTGAAGGCGCTGGTCACCATACTGACCCTTGTGCTGATCGGTGGCCTGATAACCGTGATATGGCTGCTTGTCACGCGCGTGCCGGAGATGGCCGCGCGCGAACCGATGCTGCCCCCGGCGATCCGGTTGGACGGGGCGGTGCCGACCGCCGTCACGCTGGGTCGGGGATGGACGGCCGTCGTCACCGAAGATGGCCGCATCCTCATCTTCAACGATGACGGCACCCTGCGGCAAGAGGTGCGGGTGGAATGA
- a CDS encoding RluA family pseudouridine synthase, protein MADLSGPNGAQLQVVIGPNPPDRLDKALAREVPEEAALSRSRLAKMIAAGDVLRGGLPVAAKDRVAEGDVLVLQLSAPEDVDAQPEDIPLTILYEDDDLIVIDKPVGMVVHPAPGSPSGTLVNALLFHCAGSLSGIGGAKRPGIVHRIDKDTSGLLVAAKSDRAHHGLAAQFEAHSVTRRYVALIHGVPDKADPRLRGISGVSFEPGGILKIATQLDRHRNDRQRQAVVSHGGRHAVTRMRVLEDFGTAALVECWLETGRTHQIRVHMAHVGHGLLGDQTYGGKRKVAAKALGAAASEAAAAFPRQALHAATLGFVHPATEEELAFESPLPPDMQDLLDLLRAGAARNEDFKTET, encoded by the coding sequence ATGGCAGACCTTTCCGGCCCGAATGGGGCACAACTTCAGGTGGTGATCGGGCCGAACCCGCCCGACCGTCTTGATAAGGCCCTCGCGCGGGAGGTGCCAGAGGAGGCGGCCCTGTCGCGCTCGCGGCTGGCCAAGATGATCGCGGCGGGCGACGTGCTGCGCGGCGGCCTGCCCGTTGCCGCCAAGGACCGCGTGGCGGAGGGCGACGTGCTGGTGCTGCAACTTTCCGCGCCCGAGGATGTGGATGCCCAGCCCGAGGATATCCCCCTGACCATCCTGTACGAGGATGACGATCTGATCGTGATCGACAAACCCGTGGGCATGGTCGTGCATCCCGCGCCGGGATCGCCGTCGGGCACGCTGGTGAACGCCTTGCTGTTCCATTGCGCCGGCAGCCTGTCGGGCATCGGCGGGGCGAAACGTCCGGGCATCGTGCACCGGATCGACAAGGACACCTCCGGCCTGCTGGTCGCGGCGAAATCCGACCGCGCGCATCACGGCCTTGCTGCCCAGTTCGAAGCGCACAGCGTGACCCGCCGTTACGTCGCGTTGATCCACGGTGTGCCGGACAAGGCCGATCCGCGGCTGCGTGGTATCAGCGGCGTGTCCTTCGAACCCGGCGGCATCCTGAAGATCGCGACCCAGCTCGACCGTCACCGCAACGACCGTCAGCGGCAGGCGGTGGTGTCCCATGGCGGGCGCCACGCCGTCACGCGGATGCGCGTGCTGGAGGATTTCGGCACCGCTGCGCTTGTGGAATGCTGGCTGGAGACGGGGCGCACGCACCAGATCCGCGTGCATATGGCCCATGTCGGTCACGGCCTTCTGGGCGATCAGACCTATGGCGGCAAGCGCAAGGTCGCCGCCAAGGCGCTGGGCGCGGCCGCCTCCGAGGCGGCGGCCGCCTTCCCCCGTCAGGCGCTGCATGCGGCCACGCTCGGCTTCGTGCATCCGGCCACGGAGGAGGAACTGGCCTTCGAATCGCCCTTGCCCCCCGACATGCAGGACCTCTTGGATCTTCTTCGGGCCGGGGCCGCGCGGAACGAAGACTTCAAAACTGAAACATGA
- the rpoH gene encoding RNA polymerase sigma factor RpoH: MASYTNLPAPSPEQGLNRYMQEIRKFPLLEPEEEYMLAKRWVDHQDSGAAHRLVTSHLRLAAKIAMGYRGYGLPQAEVISEANVGLMQAVKRFDPEKGFRLATYAMWWIRASIQEYILRSWSLVKLGTTSAQKKLFFNLRKAKAKVGALEEGDLRPENVARIATDLNVTEDEVISMNRRMAGADASLNATVGSEDGGAQWQDWLEDEDSDQASDYAERDELEARRELLMQAMDVLNDRERDILAQRRLADEPVTLEDLSETYGVSRERIRQIEVRAFEKLQAKMRELARGKGMAIPA; this comes from the coding sequence ATGGCCAGCTACACAAACCTTCCTGCTCCGTCCCCCGAACAGGGGCTGAACCGCTACATGCAGGAGATCCGCAAGTTCCCCCTGCTGGAGCCGGAGGAGGAGTACATGCTGGCCAAACGCTGGGTGGATCATCAGGACTCGGGGGCCGCGCACCGACTGGTCACCTCGCACCTGCGCCTCGCGGCCAAGATCGCCATGGGCTATCGCGGCTATGGCCTGCCGCAGGCCGAGGTCATCTCGGAGGCCAATGTCGGCTTGATGCAGGCGGTGAAGCGGTTCGACCCCGAAAAGGGCTTCCGCCTTGCGACCTATGCGATGTGGTGGATCCGCGCCTCCATTCAGGAATACATCCTGCGCTCGTGGAGCCTCGTGAAGCTCGGGACCACCAGCGCGCAGAAGAAGCTGTTCTTCAATCTGCGCAAGGCCAAAGCCAAGGTCGGCGCGCTGGAGGAAGGCGATCTGCGCCCCGAGAACGTGGCCCGTATCGCCACCGACCTGAACGTCACCGAAGACGAGGTCATCTCCATGAACCGCCGGATGGCGGGGGCGGACGCCTCGCTCAACGCCACGGTCGGATCCGAAGACGGCGGCGCGCAGTGGCAGGACTGGCTGGAGGACGAGGACAGCGATCAGGCCTCTGACTATGCCGAGCGGGACGAGTTGGAAGCCCGGCGCGAATTGCTGATGCAGGCGATGGACGTTCTGAACGACCGCGAGCGGGACATCCTTGCACAGCGCCGCTTGGCCGATGAGCCGGTGACGCTGGAGGATCTGTCCGAGACCTATGGCGTCAGCCGCGAGCGCATCCGCCAGATCGAGGTGCGCGCCTTCGAGAAGCTTCAGGCCAAGATGCGCGAATTGGCCCGCGGCAAGGGGATGGCCATCCCGGCCTGA